In one Streptomyces marincola genomic region, the following are encoded:
- the lepA gene encoding translation elongation factor 4 gives MPAITSNAPEPSRTDPALIRNFCIIAHIDHGKSTLADRMLQLTGVVEQRQMRAQYLDRMDIERERGITIKSQAVRMPWAADGTPHVLNMIDTPGHVDFTYEVSRSLAACEGCILLVDAAQGIEAQTLANLYLAMENDLTIIPVLNKIDLPAAQPDKFAAELAHLIGCDPGDVLRVSAKTGEGVGELLDEVIRQVPAPVGDADGPARAMIFDSVYDAYRGVVTYVKVVDGALGRRERIQMMSTGATHELLEIGVNSPEMTPSDGLAVGEVGYLITGVKDVRQSKVGDTVTFQRNGATQALGGYKDPRPMVFSGLYPIDGSDYPALRDALEKLQLNDAALVYEPETSAALGFGFRVGFLGLLHLEVVRERLEREFGLDLIATAPNVVYQVTMEDGSEFTVTNPSEFPVGKIAEVREPVVRATLIAPSEFIGAIMELCQTRRGSMQGMDYLSEERVELRYTLPLAEIVFDFFDALKSKTRGYASLDYEPTGEQAAALVKVDILLHGDKVDAFSAIVHKDKAYAYGVKMAGKLRELIPRQQFEVPIQAAIGSRVIARETVRAIRKDVLSKCYGGDISRKRKLLEKQKEGKKRMKMVGRVEVPQEAFIAALSSDSDGGDAKNKK, from the coding sequence GTGCCCGCGATCACTTCGAACGCGCCGGAGCCGAGCCGCACCGACCCGGCTCTCATCCGCAACTTCTGCATCATCGCGCACATCGACCACGGCAAGTCGACGCTCGCCGACCGGATGCTTCAGCTGACGGGCGTGGTCGAGCAGCGCCAGATGCGCGCCCAGTATCTCGACCGCATGGACATCGAGCGCGAGCGGGGCATCACCATCAAGTCCCAGGCGGTCCGGATGCCGTGGGCCGCGGACGGGACCCCGCACGTGCTGAACATGATCGACACCCCGGGGCACGTCGACTTCACCTACGAGGTGTCGCGCTCCCTCGCCGCGTGCGAGGGCTGCATCCTCCTCGTCGACGCGGCCCAGGGCATCGAGGCCCAGACCCTCGCCAACCTCTACCTGGCGATGGAGAACGACCTCACGATCATCCCCGTGCTGAACAAGATCGACCTGCCCGCCGCGCAGCCCGACAAGTTCGCCGCGGAACTGGCCCACCTCATCGGGTGCGACCCGGGCGACGTGCTGCGGGTCTCGGCCAAGACCGGCGAGGGCGTCGGCGAGCTGCTCGACGAGGTGATCCGCCAGGTGCCCGCGCCCGTGGGCGATGCGGACGGGCCGGCGCGCGCCATGATCTTCGACTCGGTGTACGACGCCTACCGCGGCGTCGTGACGTACGTGAAGGTCGTCGACGGGGCGCTCGGGCGGCGCGAGCGCATCCAGATGATGTCCACGGGCGCCACGCACGAGCTGCTGGAGATCGGCGTCAACTCCCCGGAGATGACGCCGTCCGACGGGCTCGCGGTCGGCGAGGTCGGCTACCTGATCACGGGTGTGAAGGACGTCAGGCAGTCGAAGGTCGGCGACACCGTCACGTTCCAGCGGAACGGCGCGACCCAGGCGCTCGGCGGGTACAAGGACCCGCGCCCCATGGTGTTCTCCGGCCTGTACCCGATCGACGGCTCGGACTACCCGGCGCTGCGCGACGCGCTGGAGAAGCTCCAGCTCAACGACGCCGCGCTGGTCTACGAGCCGGAGACCTCGGCGGCGCTCGGCTTCGGGTTCCGCGTCGGCTTCCTCGGGCTGCTGCACCTGGAGGTCGTCCGCGAGCGGCTTGAGCGCGAGTTCGGGCTGGACCTGATCGCGACCGCGCCCAACGTCGTCTACCAGGTGACGATGGAGGACGGCTCGGAGTTCACCGTGACCAACCCGAGCGAGTTCCCCGTCGGCAAGATCGCCGAGGTCCGCGAGCCCGTGGTGCGGGCGACGCTGATCGCGCCGAGCGAGTTCATCGGCGCGATCATGGAGCTGTGCCAGACCCGCAGGGGCTCGATGCAGGGCATGGACTACCTCTCGGAGGAGCGGGTCGAGCTGCGCTACACGCTGCCGCTGGCGGAGATCGTCTTCGACTTCTTCGACGCGCTGAAGTCCAAGACCCGCGGTTACGCGTCGCTCGACTACGAGCCGACGGGCGAGCAGGCCGCGGCCCTGGTCAAGGTCGACATCCTGCTGCACGGCGACAAGGTGGACGCGTTCTCCGCGATCGTGCACAAGGACAAGGCGTACGCGTACGGCGTGAAGATGGCGGGGAAGCTGCGCGAGCTGATCCCGCGGCAGCAGTTCGAGGTGCCGATCCAGGCGGCCATCGGCTCCCGGGTGATCGCCAGGGAGACGGTGCGCGCCATCCGCAAGGACGTGCTCTCCAAGTGCTACGGCGGCGACATCTCCCGGAAGCGCAAGCTGCTGGAGAAGCAGAAGGAGGGGAAGAAGCGCATGAAGATGGTGGGGCGGGTCGAGGTGCCGCAGGAGGCGTTCATCGCCGCGCTCTCGTCCGACTCCGACGGCGGCGACGCGAAGAACAAGAAATAG
- the rpsT gene encoding 30S ribosomal protein S20, producing the protein MANIKSQIKRIRTNEKARLRNQAIKSEVKTAVRRAREAAAAGDYEKAEAARRDAARKLDKAVSKGVLHKNNAANKKSALAARVNGLQG; encoded by the coding sequence GTGGCGAACATCAAGTCCCAGATCAAGCGGATCAGGACCAACGAGAAGGCCCGGCTGCGCAACCAGGCCATCAAGTCCGAGGTCAAGACCGCCGTCCGGCGTGCCCGCGAGGCCGCTGCCGCCGGTGACTACGAGAAGGCCGAGGCCGCCCGCAGGGACGCGGCCCGCAAGCTCGACAAGGCCGTGAGCAAGGGCGTGCTCCACAAGAACAACGCGGCCAACAAGAAGTCCGCGCTCGCCGCCCGCGTCAACGGGCTCCAGGGCTGA
- the holA gene encoding DNA polymerase III subunit delta produces MAATTAAPDVSAPGPLVLAVGQEELLLDRAVQEVTAAARAADPDTDVRDLPPGTLQPGTLAELTSPSLFAERKVVVVRAAQDLGADVIKEIKGYLAAPVEEITLVLVHAGGARGKGLLDAARKAKATEYACPKMTKPAERLTFVRAEFHAAGRRATPGACQALVDAIGSDLRELASACAQLAADVPEAIDEAVVARYYTGRAEASSFTVADRAVEGRVAEALEALRWALGTGVAPVLVTSALAQAVRAIGKLASAPGGMRPGDLARELGMPPWKVDRVRQQMRGWSADGVAVALRAVADADAAVKGGGDDPAYALEKAVVVIARAARSR; encoded by the coding sequence ATGGCTGCCACAACCGCCGCGCCCGACGTCTCCGCCCCAGGTCCGCTCGTTCTGGCCGTGGGGCAGGAGGAGCTGCTGCTCGACCGGGCCGTGCAGGAGGTGACGGCCGCCGCGCGGGCCGCCGACCCGGACACCGACGTGCGCGATCTGCCGCCCGGCACGTTGCAGCCGGGGACGCTGGCCGAGCTGACCAGCCCGTCGCTGTTCGCCGAGCGCAAGGTGGTCGTCGTCCGGGCCGCGCAGGACCTGGGCGCCGACGTGATCAAGGAGATCAAGGGCTACCTGGCGGCGCCCGTGGAGGAGATCACCCTTGTCCTGGTGCACGCGGGGGGTGCCAGGGGCAAAGGGCTGCTCGATGCCGCGCGCAAGGCCAAGGCGACCGAGTACGCCTGTCCGAAGATGACGAAGCCGGCCGAGCGGCTGACGTTCGTGCGCGCCGAGTTCCACGCCGCGGGGCGCCGGGCCACGCCGGGGGCGTGCCAGGCGCTGGTCGACGCGATCGGCAGCGACCTGCGCGAGCTGGCGTCGGCCTGCGCGCAGTTGGCCGCCGACGTGCCGGAGGCCATCGACGAGGCGGTGGTGGCCCGTTACTACACGGGCCGCGCGGAGGCGTCGAGCTTCACCGTCGCCGACCGCGCGGTGGAAGGGCGCGTCGCGGAGGCGCTTGAGGCGTTGCGGTGGGCGCTCGGCACCGGCGTCGCGCCGGTGCTCGTGACCAGTGCGCTGGCGCAGGCCGTGCGCGCCATCGGCAAGCTGGCCTCCGCGCCCGGCGGGATGCGGCCGGGCGACCTGGCCAGGGAGCTGGGGATGCCGCCGTGGAAGGTAGACCGGGTCAGGCAGCAGATGCGCGGCTGGTCGGCGGACGGTGTCGCCGTGGCGCTGCGTGCCGTCGCCGACGCGGATGCCGCGGTGAAGGGCGGTGGCGACGACCCCGCGTACGCGCTGGAGAAGGCGGTCGTCGTGATCGCGCGCGCCGCCCGTTCCCGCTGA